The Populus trichocarpa isolate Nisqually-1 chromosome 18, P.trichocarpa_v4.1, whole genome shotgun sequence genomic interval CCTTGAAGAAGTTGCGGACAATAGTTACTAGCAAACTCGCTATCAAGTTTGAAACTGACAGTCCCATCTCGAACAGATTGGAGGCTACACTAGACATGCTCTTGGGCAATTCAGTATAGAAGAACTCATTCTGTCCAATACCACAGAAAGCCTCAGCAAATCCGGTTATGAAAAAGTATAGCAATAACCACAATGCTGAAATGTGCAGAACGGAATTAGGGTCATCAGAAAATCCTTCTTTGATCGCAGTTTTTCGCCGAACACTCTCTATAATTGCCAATGCTGCCATGGCAGCAGAGGATGATAGGATGCCAATTCCTATTCTTTGTTTTAAGCCGAGACGAGTTGGTTTTCCCCTGATTTTTGATGCTAGAGGGATGGCTACACGATCATAGAGAGCAATCCATATTACCGAAGAAAATAACTGAAATGCAGTGAAGGAGCCAGCAGGAACTTGAAATTTTGAAGTAATGTGCCGGTCCATAGTAGATGCCTGGAGGACTATAAAAGAGTGTTGGAGTACATTTATAGACATCAAGACCCCTGTGGACCATATTGGGATTACCTTGATCAGTGATTTAAGCTCTTCTACTTCATCTACTGTACAAAGACTCCATGGATTTGAAGCTCTTCCATCTGGGATCAAGTCTTCTTTAGGATTTCTAATGACGCAAGCTTTGTTTAGAAACCTAAGACAAGGTATatgatataaaacaaattaatactttttaggAGTAATCATAGAATCCTATTGAGGTAAATCTTGGATATAAGACGGAAATTAATTTCAGGGCACAAAGTTTTTGAGCATATAATGATACCTTAATTTTTCAGATGGGACGAGAAGTCTTGATCCTTTCCTATGATGATACACATCATCTTTGACTTGGGATGATAATTTGATACTTCTATTTCTAAAGGATGCCACCAAAACTCGAGCAAATCCATCCAGCCAGCCTGCCTTAGCCTTTGACTTGACATAAATGGGAGAAGCTAAGAAGAATGAAAGAGTTGACAGGATCATGAGCACCACAGGAATTCCAAAACCCACCTTCCACCCCATGTTATCTTGAATGTATAAAATACAGGTCATGGCAAGGAACAACGCAACCGAGACTGTCGCATAGTACCAGCGGAAGAAGCTCTCTAATATTCCAGCACGTTTGAGGGTGTCCCTCTTGCCCAACTGCTCAGCACCAAAGGCCAAGGACGATGATCTTATGCCGCCAGCTCCAATGGCCATGAGACCTAAAGAAGAATATAAAAGCAGAAGCTGCAATGTCGATGCGGATTCGCAACTGTCATGAAATTGGACACAAGGAGGTGGTCTTGTTCCTGGAATTATAGTTGTTAACCATAGTAGAATCACGCCCTGTACAATAAAATTAGGTTGATTGCTGCTATTGTGAGGTTGGTATATAGACTTGGAGTTAGTACTCTCTTTTCGATTTAGATGAATAGTTGGTCTTCATTTCAATCTCACAATTCCATATTTCTggaattaaaacaatattttgaacTTGAATCTCGTTTTGATGCAATGAGAATTGTAAATTCACGGattccttttttgtttcttaacttttgtTACAAAACCTTAgttattggaataaaaaaatctctaatcTTTTTGACCCTTACAACCAAGTAatctccccccccccctctctcttaATATACACCACCTTGAAGGAAAACGTCCATAAAGACAACCAGCAAACCCATCAGTGGAGATTTCTCCCAGTGAAACTTTatgaagtaattattttttggtgtaAGATTCAGTGGTTGTTAAACTATTGTACATAGGATCAAACCCTTCTATCAAGCAATCTCAGTGAGAATAAAAAGggattcaatatttttcttcctttctctaaCTTAACTTGATGATACGCATAAAACCATCAACCAATTAACAGATGGAAAATGGACAAAATTAATCACAATGTAAGAAGAGCAAAGTTGATATATTATATAGGATCTAGAATTACCAGAAGGCAAGCAATACATCCAAAGCCGATCATGAAATACCGTCCCACATAGGTATCCGCAAGAAAAGCACCGATGAATGGCGTAAAACTCGTGGCAGCTGAATGAAGGTAGAGTATTTGTGCACCATTGACAGCATCAATACCATACTCTCTTGTCAAATACAATATCAGGTTTGTCGAAAGCCCATAATTTGCCAGCCTCTCAAATGCCTCATTTACTATAACAAATTACATCGAAAAACAAAATCCGTGAAAAGGATAATCAGAGCATAATATacatgatggttttttttttaatatgtacgTACCTATGATAAATATCAAGGCTCTTAAGCCACCCTTAGTAGTACTGCTGCTCAAGAGCGGCTCTTTGATTTTCCCTTTATGATCTAAAGGATCTTCCATTTGCTCTTCTTGGACCCTCTTCTTGCCTGAGGGAGTATCACTGTTGAAACTGAATCTCGCTTAATGCCCAGGTTGTGAGAGAGGGCAGGGTTGCCTTTTGCCACTCAATCATATGCTGGATATTCTGTTGCCTGTCGGGTGGTTCCCCACGATACTGGTACAGAAGAACCAGCTATATTCTAttaaaataaagcaagaaaaagaagatacgAGGaatcatggattttttttttaataggtaaGTCATTTCAAGGATTCTTGATCCTAAAGCCAAGGTTGGTTTTGGTTAATCTTGTAGTTTTCTGCACGTTAGCATACAGTGAATTGCAGTCCAGCCTGaacaagaaaacaagagaaatggagaaaatTGCGGGTAGGATTTTTTGAGAAATGGAATTTGTATATTCAATACGCATGTGATCTTAGAATGGGATagtatatatttcaaattgaaatggtttcttttttttttcaattcttttgccTCTGTAACCCAAGAGTTTTTCATAATAGGGGAGGTGCGCCATCCATTTAAAtagaagttaatttttattgcagCCCAAGTTGGTTCAaggaagacttttttttttttttggattcaaggAAACCCCATCTTCCGGAAAACGTATTTTATGGGCCCAGATGAGCGAGTACAACCCTggctgtcccaggctcttacaagaggtgcacgtccTGACTCAAACTCGAGACCTGTTGTACAGATCTCAAGCTCTTTGCCATCACGCTACGTCCCTTGGGGACAAGTTCAAGGAagactttcattttatttccaaTACTTCATAAATAAAGGATTTGACTGCACTTAACTTCATGAATTTTTCCTTTACATTACGTTTTTTCAgacaataatttataaattatagctAGAACATTGTGAAATAATAATGGAATtactgataaaatatttttcattaatattgtcTAATGACAACACCaatacaatatttttgttaaaattgaataaatgataaataataagtTGGGAccaattatttgttaatttgatttattgtttCATTCATATTTTGACGCAACATTAAAATTGTGTATAAATGataattgattattaaattgtgaattcatttttaattaccaAAGATCGatgaattttgaattgatggttacattattaataaatattgtaatcaatatatataatgcatGATTGTTCTTGAATATAATGAGATTTACTCCAAAAATtgtatagaaaaaattattataatttattttctattccaAAAATACAGACGATTTAAAAATGTCACATTCATTCTCAATGCAactttccattttatttatgaatccacgtgataatgattttttttatcttagccTTTCATTTAGGATTGCCAACTAAAATTGTCTATAATATGCATTGGTGAGATGGAATATCATATGATATCTATCGTATCCTGCTATGTTGATATACTTCAACACATTAGAACATCCATTTAATAaccattaattctttttttaaacctattttACTCAAACAAATTTCTCTTCCTTACGAAATACACATATTACCCTTCTAGGCCCCCTTTCATAGTACTAATAGTTTATCAGGTTAATTTAGTAGGTTTGCTCgattaaatgaaattttggcAGAGTTTATCTTATTCAGTGCCTACCTAATTAAAATCTAGTCCATGCAATAacctatataaaaaatcaacatcacAATTACAATCACTCATCACTATATAACACAATCTAAGggtaattatttttggtttgattcagtttttttttttaaaaaaccgcaaccaaactgaaaccggttcaaaccgaccgatttcagttcggttcggttcaattttttaggacaaaaaccggtttggctcggttttggctcggttttttccggtttttttttgtttgggttcagttcggttcgatttttttagtttcaggcttataaaaccaaaaccgaaccgaaccggtcggttttttcaaaattttaatcggtttaatcggttttttttcacggtttggttttttcggttatttgtttttcgattttctcgatttaattggtttttcggtttttttgctcactccAAATACAATCCATTAGCCATCTTTGATCTCTATAtaggatcaattaaaaaacattctatCTCTAGCCCCTCTTATATATAAGATGGCTTAACTATTTCTGATTATTAGCCTCCTTTTATATGAATGGCTTAACCATCTCTGGTTAGTAGTTCCATTCATGTTGTCagcttatcaattttttatcagTAGCCCTCACTCATATATAGCTGATTTATCAATTAATAATTAGTAGCCTTCACTCATGATTTTACTTatcaatatcttttatatttctttgatttccGTAACATTGATAAGTCAAATCATATGAGTGAAGGACAAGCTGGAAAAGGCACTGCTGCCTCTcctgattagaaaaaaaacgtATTGGTTATAGAT includes:
- the LOC7458964 gene encoding protein NRT1/ PTR FAMILY 1.2, translating into MEDPLDHKGKIKEPLLSSSTTKGGLRALIFIIVNEAFERLANYGLSTNLILYLTREYGIDAVNGAQILYLHSAATSFTPFIGAFLADTYVGRYFMIGFGCIACLLGVILLWLTTIIPGTRPPPCVQFHDSCESASTLQLLLLYSSLGLMAIGAGGIRSSSLAFGAEQLGKRDTLKRAGILESFFRWYYATVSVALFLAMTCILYIQDNMGWKVGFGIPVVLMILSTLSFFLASPIYVKSKAKAGWLDGFARVLVASFRNRSIKLSSQVKDDVYHHRKGSRLLVPSEKLRFLNKACVIRNPKEDLIPDGRASNPWSLCTVDEVEELKSLIKVIPIWSTGVLMSINVLQHSFIVLQASTMDRHITSKFQVPAGSFTAFQLFSSVIWIALYDRVAIPLASKIRGKPTRLGLKQRIGIGILSSSAAMAALAIIESVRRKTAIKEGFSDDPNSVLHISALWLLLYFFITGFAEAFCGIGQNEFFYTELPKSMSSVASNLFEMGLSVSNLIASLLVTIVRNFFKGNDQESWLSSNINKGHYDYYYWLLAGLSLANFIYYRACSKAYGPCKGQEGNATDGGEALTDED